A single genomic interval of Variovorax sp. PMC12 harbors:
- a CDS encoding SRPBCC family protein, with translation MATNTVRLHRVLRTSPERLYRAFVEPGAFERWLPPFGFTGKIHAMEPVVGGAWRMSFTNFGTGHSHSFGGKYLELVPHKRIAYDATFDDANLPGTMKTTVTMTAVSCGTELSVVQEGIPDMIPVEMCYLGWQESLVALAQLVEPDIPG, from the coding sequence ATGGCCACCAATACCGTCCGTCTTCATCGCGTGCTGCGCACCTCGCCGGAGCGCCTTTACCGGGCCTTCGTGGAGCCTGGCGCGTTCGAACGCTGGCTGCCGCCGTTCGGATTCACCGGCAAGATCCACGCCATGGAGCCCGTGGTCGGAGGCGCCTGGCGCATGTCCTTCACCAACTTCGGCACCGGGCACAGCCATTCGTTCGGCGGGAAGTACCTGGAACTCGTCCCGCACAAGCGCATTGCCTACGACGCGACCTTCGACGATGCCAATCTTCCAGGCACCATGAAGACGACGGTGACGATGACCGCGGTGTCCTGCGGCACGGAACTATCGGTCGTGCAGGAAGGCATCCCCGACATGATTCCCGTGGAGATGTGCTACCTGGGCTGGCAAGAATCGCTCGTCGCCCTGGCGCAACTGGTGGAGCCGGACATCCCGGGCTGA